AGATTAGATCATGTTACAAAGTAATCAAGAGCATGTTGGCAAAAGAGTTGCACGCTTTGTCGATAACACAGCCATAAACGCTGAAGAATTTGAAAATAACCAACGTCCACAGCAAGATGGCCAAGGATAGAACCACGAGGAGAATAATAGGATTGGTCGCCTCTTTCTCGAAGGAAaagaaaaacatttttcatactTAATGTGACTGACTCTTGCTATCACTATATCAAACTTCTCATTCTCTCACTCAGAAGACATATAACTGCCCATTTTTTGTCATGGTTTCAAAAAAACAATACCCTAACGTTTGAAGCCGTTGTTTATGCCATTGGAGTCCTAGAGGTAGAACTGGCCACGACCACCAATACCATGGTTTCAACCATGGAGCACCAGGAAAGGTGACAACACTGTTAGGTCCACATGGTACACTCCACCGGAGCCTGAGATCTAGATCCAAATAGCGACATAACATTAACAAGACACAAGAAAACATGATCGTGAACGTGCAAAATCATTAAAAAGTTAGGAGCTTGACGTGCTTACAATAATAAGAAGCATCCATTTGATAGCCTAGAGGAAGCCTATAGGTTCCTTCAAGCTTTGTTCCATTTGAAGGAGGATTAAACATTGGCCGATCTAGTAAATCGGGGAAGTAGCTTCCAATAAAACCTTGGTCTGCACCATCCGGGTTACTTCTTCCTTTCTCCAACTCATGAATCATATCATTGAATACCATCACCGATGGCTGCAGTTATCACACGTgaattttcaccaagaaatcaATGATACACTCCTCTGATTATGTTAGTTTACACAATCATATATTGGTTGCACACTGATCGATAAGCATTATAGTGTTTTAAGCATTACATTTTGAAGGGAAACATATTCTAGGGGCGAATCTCGCACCTGCAAAACAAAGAGACCGGTGTGGAAGATACAAGGATtgatgaagactgcacaaaacTGCCCACATTGGAAAAGTTCATCAGCTCTTTGGAGGAAGAGATTGTCGGCATCAAGCATGACCACACGCTCGTAATCGACTAAATTCCATGCATAAAGCTTGTTCAGTGTTAGTTTAAATCTCCAGTCAAAATTAGATTGCCTGCTATATGGATTTTGTATATTGTTAACTCTCATCACCTTCGCCCCATCTTCTTGTTCCCTAAATcacgaaaagaaaagaaaccacGATCATGGTATTTTCTTGGGATAGACGTACGGCTCCTTGCTAATGCAGATAATGTCATCACAAGTCGAACAGCAAACAAAAACAGGTTCTGTTTTTTAATCTAGCGAGATTGGTCGGCATATCACTCGGTATCATACCATATATATCACTAGTTATCGGATACCATCAGTCCCATAAATCCTATACAAGTCTAGCACGATCCAAATTGCTGTGGCACAAGATACAAATACTTCAAAACAATCTGATTCATagacaaatttaaaaaaaaaaaaaaaaaacatctagCAAACTAAAATGTGTCATTTCTCCCTTGCTAAGACCGTTACACTGTCTGGATGAGACATCACACACTGGTTCCAGGTTTTGGTCAtaaaaattatgtgagaaaaTCCACACGCTAGCAAGCTTAGCAGGCATTTTGTAACATCCAAAACTTATCTTGCAAGTAGGCCTAATAATTCTGTAATAAAAAAACTTCGCCCACTAAACGATATCGTCTCATGACACCTTGTTCCCATGATGATAAAGATAGCATTTTGTGAGTAGACTGCAAGCAAAACTAATATCATAATTAGACGAACACCTGGTTCAAGATTTGTACACAACTCAGTGGCCAGTGGACACTGGATAGAGACAGATGAAGAAAGTGTCCTACTTGCCAATTGGCAGCCCCACCGAGCAATATTCCAATATTGCATACTGagataaatagaaaaaataaaaatatcatttgaaataaGATAACGAAGAATTATGACAGAGAGAGACCACTTGTGAAAGTTGACCCACTAACTCATTAATATGACAAGCCATTGGTGTAGCTTAAACCAATTGGGATTCTAGCTAACTCCGCTACACACAAGTATATAtctttaaagaaaagaaaagaaaagacatCTATAATTGCCCAATTTAAGGCAAACGCCAAGAAAGCATATTTATCGAAGAATAACGAATCAACGTGCTTCATTTTCACGCCAATTCATTTATCGAACCGAcaaatcattatattatattatattatattatacataataTTCTATGAAAAGATAAACGGTATAATAAGATTTCTAATTTAATGACGAAATAGAATAAATATAAGAGAAAAGTATCGAAAACATGGCGTGCCGTTTTGTCTCGATTGGCCTAATATTATATTGATATTATTAACCGAGGACTACATGTGATTGATTATTTGGCCACGTGTTGACCAACTCTTCTCTTACCAACTGGATTTAAGCCAAAAAACAGTCCAAAGACTACTCTTTCTTTTTATCAAATCAATCAGTCCAAATACTGTAGAATCTGATTTAGGCaccatttaaaaaattcaaaagcaACCGAAATCTccttgtgtttaatttctcgCGTAAAAAGTAAACGAAAGAGCGAGGAAACCCACCGAAAAGTCTTTCCCTTTCCTTCCCCGTTACCGAGTCTGTCAATATATCgtggaagaaagatattgatgGAGAAAGCAGACTTGCACATTTTTGTAACAATTTTCGACGATTCaaagataataaaataagaTGTTAAAATTCATTTCCAGTAACAGGAAATAACAGCAAATTCACCCTACAAAAAAGTCGATAATATTTTAAGCAAGAAACTTGCCACACGCCAACGAAAAATGTCGTGTTCATTTAATTTCAAAGCAATATCTGTAATGAATTCGAGAACCCAGAACAAGAAATGCGTTTTCCACTCGAGACAACCCAAGAAATGAGAGAGAATACAAGGTGCCAGGTTGAATTACTTACAGAGCTTGAACCCAGTGGTGGGGCACATCCATGGAGGCAATGACAACAAGATCAGCATCAACCTTAAGCTCTCCGAGAGATCTGAGCATCACACGGGTGGCCACGTAGAACTCGTAATCTCTGGGAGTACCCATATACATCATTGTAGCATACGCGTTTTTGTGAACCCTCCTCTCGCACACTACACTCACTGCAACAAGATTCAAGACCAACCATCCGATTAAACAACTCGGAACCACTTTTCTTCCGCAGACCTTTCCTCCCATTTCTTCTTCCCGATTTCGATTCCTTTAAAACATCCCAAATGAAGATTTCAGCTCCCTTTTTATTCTTGCGTTGTTATAAATAGAAACAAATCGCCAAAGATGTTTCCACCTTTAAAGTGTACACGATATGTATATACACTTTCGTAAGATCGAAGCTTGGGGTGTGTGTCAGTGATGGGGTTTGGTCTCTCTGAAAATGATTGCGAAAGGGAAGTCGAAATGAGGAGATATTTTAAGGTTGAATCTTGAAAACACCGTTGTGTGTGTGGTTTAGTGTGTGAACATCGAACAAAGGAACAGTGTGTATAAATTTTAAGGGAGGGTGGCGCTAGGCTTGGTGGTGAGGGCCGGGCCGGGCCGGGACTGAGGGGGTAGGGGAATTATAGATTATTAATAATTGGGATAATCTGGTTTTCTGGATTTAACACAAAAATGtccttaatttatatatttttaataattgggATAATCTGATTTTCTGGATTTTAAGCAAAAATGtccttaatttatatatttcgtCTCATTCAAATTGAATATTTCATTCTTTTACAATTTATTGtcgatttttttatttctttttattatatattattctaCTTTtggtttaagttttaaaattataattattcaaactaataattttatgtaCACGTTGCATGTTTTGTACCGTTATTAAAAATAGATTCATTATATAgtggtttagatattatatatgatttgaAAACGAGGTACCCCACATTTAGAAATTTCTGCTAAtgaattttcatataaataatCACATATTGTATAtctatatcaattttttttaccaaatataatgttttatatgaaaatttatttatttatttattttttaaatagagTAGTCAAATTTGGTTGAGGCATTCGAAGAAGATATCTAtaatatatatgacaaaaactcatgtaaGACAGTTTTAtaagtcaattttatgatataaatattctatttgagtcaatcatgacaatattattttttatgtcaaaaacattactttttattgtaaatatgagcatgattgactcgtctcacgaataaaaatctaTGAGATTGTCTAACAAAATACgtactatatatatatgtgtaacttgattatactattttataatatttgatcattataattataaactaaaatatcatttgtaaaaaaaacaattattttattttatagttgTTGAATATTATTTCTTTGTGAGACATTAGAGTGCTTGTATCGGGGTACCGTTGAGTTGTCCTCCCGTGGACTTGGTTGCGGAGGAATTCCATTATAATTGGTCGACTAACCAATTTGGATATGGACCATGATTGAGAATTGTTTGATCGTCTATGTCTGAGGAAGAAGAGACATCATATTAATTACTACCTAATGTTATTTGATATTTGATGGGATAATAAGAGATAAAGTTGAATTAATGCAACTTTGAAAATTGAAACCAATTATCTTGAACTAATtgatcaataaatatttttgttagttTATTCAATACAATAGTTCATTTATCTCATTCTATAAAGTTTAGGTCAACATACGCCGAGAATATTATTATGTGATAAATTCAACTatcataattatatttaaaaattaattatgtgagATCAAACATAAATCTCACATATTTTGTTCAATTATAGTCGTTGAATCTGCGGTGAGAGCAATACTCCAACTATAGTATCTCATTGACCATTTTACAATCAACTTAACATAAGTTGAGAGATGAGTAGAACGATTTTTAATgtaatataaaagtttattcgTTGCTACTTTTAGGTTATTGTTTTTAAGGTTCATCAAATTATTGTAAAAAAGTCACATGTGTTCAATATGTTCTCCAATGTatgtatcaaataaaaaaataatgtagcTTTTATTGGGCTTGGTAGATTATATCATATGGGTAGTGCTCTTGTCCATTCAGCAAATGACATAATAATAAATGATGAATCATGATCACTCATTCATACATTATAATTCAATATGTTTACCAATGTATGTATCGAATAAAAAAACAATGTAGTTGTTCTTGGACTTGGTAGATGATATTCATATGGATAATATCCCCATCCACTTAGTAAATGACATGATACTGAGTGATGAATTATGATCATTCATCTATACATCATACACTGAATGAATAAAGACACTACTCGTATAAGTATTATTAACAAAACCCTCCTCTTGTAGCCATTGAATCAACACTTTGGACATTAACTTAAAAGATAACACCGAACTAACTAATTTTAAGACTAGGacaaaaaaactaaatttaaagCAGTCAATGATATCAGTTAAcgaattatctttttttttcttttctgtcGGTATTCAAgaacttttattttttcataaagtTTAAATGCGTTGTNTATatttattatacatatttttgtGAGCACGAATGATATGATAGTCGCTTATATTATCTCGAAGAACATATGGTGGATGGCCACTTTGTAATCCTCTTCAATCTCCTTGTGCTTATCATAATTTACGAGCCACTAAAAGTTGGGGGGaaatacaaacaaaaaaagaaagtaGAAAGAAGAGACGCATTTGTTTGTGACCTTGCGTGTAAGAAACAAATCAAATTTATGCTAAATGCTCTTCTTTAAACCAAACTTTAGACTATATATCATCATGCaaaagtataaaaatatttatttttcaaagcgaatatttttattatatatcgaAAACTAAGAATTAGCAACAAACCGAATCGAACCGATTTCTCACTAAAACTGAATTAACCAAACCGAATTAAAATCGACTATTTCGATCTATAAccggtttttttaaaaaaaaattaaaattcaaaaagaatatatatatatatatatatatataattaacaatataaatagtttaaaacacattattcatataaaaatttttttcctacaatattaaatataaaaacgctacaaaatattataaattatacgTAAAGCTTAATTAAAAaaagcaaaattatttatttaataattcggttaaccgatttttttttacgaaaaccaaaaccaaacctaattaatcgatttttttttaaaatttcaaaaccaaaTTATCAAGTTAACCAAATCGAATTTCTGAATTAATCCAGTTCGATCGATTAATTCGATATAACTAAATTCTTGCACACCCCTAAAACGACATTGGATTGCCAACATATATACAACTCCACGACGTCCAAAGTATTCAATAATTCAAGAAGGATGGATAAATACAATTTACTTTTATCAatcattaacatttatttatGGCCGTCCATGTTTTAATAGGCTACCGACctttcaattttcaaaaaaatttatacaagatcatctcacaagttaattttatgagacatttTTTATCCAACTTTATTCATAAAAAACATcagtttttatgtcaaatgtaTTACTTTCCCCTCAAGATATTGACCTAATCGACTcgtcttatatatatataaatatgtaatatCGTCTCAAAGATTGCTCTTCAATTTTTACCATATTATGTTCcacaataaaaatttaatacatggcgtcaaataaataatatattatgttttGTCCTCCATTATTGCTATTCATCCGTATGTGGTTAAACCcgattgatttaaaaaatgagTGTGTTGGATGGAATAAATTATCCATCGATATTGAATATACAATTGTATAAGGGTGTGTTTGGTTGATGTGATTAACTAATGATAGATGAATAATCACATACTTATCTaatgtttggttaaaattttaagatatattaataatcattttgacccggtttaagacctaattttatgattaattatttgattattaatctaacaaaTTAAGTGGGATAAGTTATCAACACAacataaattacatttttatcctCTTatctattattaaaataaatattaattaaattttaatttattgtatttaatgattaccgtaatattttcaaatatatttctaataaatatatttaaattaattttaataaatgtaaattataattataaatatttaattatctatccaattattttaagaatacatatttaattagcatttgagacattttggtcattacaataaaatttacaaaattagtccatcattttaaaatcataccaaacaccatACTAGTAATccatatatctcattttttaatcactctaattattaatcatttacttatcttATCACACGTACCAAACGGAGCCTAAGTGTATGTACCTTTAGTGGTACGGCGATACATAGTGTACATTATATATACAAGCATCTTATTTAATATGAAAGAAGTACCTATGTTTTATAGGTTAATTCAGTGATACGGATCTCCGACTCAGctcaattcatgaaaaatatcatctttatataaaaaatattacttttcaagATGATTATGAGTCAAGTTAACTCGTCTCACGGATATTTTTATCCAAAACACTGTGTCTCACAAGAAATCTACTCATTTTAGAATTGATTAATgaataaaacaatatatatgcATATTTGTTTGCCCACATAGACTTTGCCATGAACTGCGgagtgataaaaataaaataataataaaaaaaaacaaaaaattagacATTTgtgtaaaattaattatatttaaaatacgtCGTGGTTCGGCCTAACGTAACATCGATGAAGGCAAATGTTGCACGATTAAATCGACTGATTACAAACTTGTTTATCTACTTAATGGAAGGTTTGACTCGAGGAAGGTTtaccaaataaattaaatatatgtttttcgAATATATGGGTTTATTAgaatacaatattttaaattaattacctATTTTTTgcggggaagttggtgaaaaatccccaataaaaacatttctttgggttcactccctacccacaaaattgtggtactatgtcatacaaattgtggtacacttcatgtggaaatgtggtactaaaaaagtactcagggactgaacacaaaaaaaacgacggctggagactgaaggccaatttctcgTTTTTTTGCAgtgaaatataattaaattttgagataaattaattatatttgaacatAATTCTTCTCGTATGAAGGGATCAACAAAATTGATGTGgggattattattttatgtgtATTTAAAACTTGTAGTGTTATATCTGAAATATTTATCGGACTATATTGTATGAATTGTagttaataaatttgaaaaaagatAATTTTGATAAGCCTTTTTTTTATTACACTAAATATGTAAGAGTTTGTTgtcaataatttatttcttctaaataaatatttgaaaaaaacattaattttagtttttttaaaaaattatataattaaatgaataatattattgttaaaattttataatcacATTAATAAATATCGTGCgtaacatgttttttttaaccatataattatataaatttaactaTATGAGCAAAATCAATCGTCTAGACATAATTACATGACCACAATTGATTCGACAAAACATATATATGATTACAACGTTCGAATTGACATTTTACTTTGTtttttctaatgaaaatttGTGGATACATTGATTAACGTTGAGATAATTATCGCTTGGGTGgtccaataaataaataaataaatataNNNNNNNNNNNNNNNNNNNNNNNNNNNNNNNNNNNNNNNNNNNNNNNNNNNNNNNNNNNNNNNNNNNNNNNNNNNNNNNNNNNNNNNNNNNNNNNNNNNNNNNNNNNNNNNNNNNNNNNNNNNNNNNNNNNNNNNNNNNNNNNNNNNNNNNNNNNNNNNNNNNNNNNNNNNNNNNNNNNNNNNNNNNNNNNNNNNNNNNNNNNNNNNNNNNNNNNNNNNNNNNNNNNNNNNNNNNNNNNNNNNNNNNNNNNNNNNNNNNNNNNNNNNNNNNNNNNNNNNNNNNNNNNNNNNNNNNNNNNNNNNNNNNNNNNNNNNNNNNNNNNNNNNNNNNNNNNNNNNNNNNNNNNNNNNNNNNNNNNNNNNNNNNNNNNNNNNNNNTATATCAACCGCCCGATTACGTGACATGCCTGCAACTTGCCTTTTCCCCCATCGTGACTTCGCGAGCAGGTCAAACAAAATATGTCTTTTCCATGCAATGAATGGCCTTTGTAAGTTTCCAACAAAATATCTTCCACATAACAACATTAAAtattctccaaaaaaaaaaatagcaacgttaattaaataacatacacacagttattaaaaaaaaaaacacacacacacacacagagttAAACAAAAGtctaatttaataaaaacaatcGTGTGCTTCACTTGTCACACAATCGTATTGattaaacaataaatttgttatgttaataataatttttaatttgacatTCATAAGTAGTAAAACATAAACTGATGATGTAAGATCGATAATTTGTCGCTTTATTAAACTAAACTATAGTTAACGATAACAACGCAAGTTTTTATTTTACACCTTATAACAACCAAAATGTCACGAATTAATCGttaccaaaaatattttttttataattctatCTAACAATACCATTATTTTGAACACACACCAATTGTTAGAGGAAAAACCTCGATCTAAGAGACTATGACCATATTTGAAGTCAAAACAAAAGTCAAttgtaatatatttttactgtttttaaAGTGAAAACGACATATGTTTAATCTGTAGAAGAAATATGCGTccaatttttaatcaaaaaacCCGAATTGATTAGGCAGCCTGCCTCTCAGAGTCAAAAGGCCAATATGTAAGCATTGTGGACATATCAACCTGGGatagtttttatcatttttttttaaaaaaaatttggataaataatatactattaattaattacacCAAATTTCTAACAAATAATTTTATAGAATAAACCCATATATAATGCACACACCGTCGATGACTCAAAATCAGAAAACaataatatatgataatatgacaGCTCAAGAATTTGGCAACAGACAGTAAAAGATACAAACACAACATGTAGATTGGATTTATTCAACAGTCAGCAATCGGAAAAGCAGATCCAATTCTGTTGCCAAGACGATAGCATTTGATATTTACAGGGTACGGGCCGAGCTCAACATGATTATCCTCTCCTCCCAAGTAGAAGCAAAGTGTATAAATTGCCACTTCAAACTCAGGGCTCACACCTACCAAAGTGCTGGACACGGATTTTAGGACACCGTTCCATTCGAACTGGATGGTAAGCAATTGCGTCTCTGAGTCGGGCTGCAAGAGGGAGGATTCAGATAACAACTAATCAAAAAAAATTGGTTGATATAGGAGCATCCTTTTTTTCTGGAACACTAGACAATGAGACGTCTATGAACAAATGTCAGAACATAAACATGGTTTGTTGGTACTAACGTGCGACCCATGTGATGAGTATGGACAATCGTAGTTGTGCTGTTCTTTGCACCATCAAAAGCACAAGCTTTGTGAAGTAAAAGTCCCCACAAAATGTCAACCACTAATTGCGCGAACAAGACACATGCACTCACAATATATATAGGTGATAGGATCAATCAATCAcgtaaaatttatataaagatGCCTCAAAGAGTCATCTTTTACTGAACAAGAACATAAGAAACAAAACAAAGGTGCTAAATGGACATGAAATCTTTCATGGTAAGGGAAATTTTAATGAACATAATACAACAAAAAGTCTGCACTCGGAGGACAAAAGAACCATGCATAAACACAAGGTATTAATTCCTAATCAATAACTAAAGAGTTCGAAAGGTTCTCTTATTAGTTTTACTAGAGCCAAATTCTTGAGAAGCTTCTCATGTATCGGATCTAAGGATTCATGGTTTCAATtggaaaaaacaaaattttttcatCCAACTAAATGGTTCTGTGCATCCTACAAACAAGTAAACTACTTTAGAGCTAAAAGCAGGCCTTTGAAATATAAGGGTCTATTTCAAATGTAATATCCGATGTTCGGTACGGTAGTCAGCCGAGCTGAACCATCGTCCAGAGAAGAATAA
This genomic window from Primulina huaijiensis isolate GDHJ02 chromosome 7, ASM1229523v2, whole genome shotgun sequence contains:
- the LOC140981387 gene encoding putative glucuronosyltransferase PGSIP8; its protein translation is MGGKVCGRKVVPSCLIGWLVLNLVAVSVVCERRVHKNAYATMMYMGTPRDYEFYVATRVMLRSLGELKVDADLVVIASMDVPHHWVQALEQEDGAKVMRVNNIQNPYSRQSNFDWRFKLTLNKLYAWNLVDYERVVMLDADNLFLQRADELFQCGQFCAVFINPCIFHTGLFVLQPSVMVFNDMIHELEKGRSNPDGADQGFIGSYFPDLLDRPMFNPPSNGTKLEGTYRLPLGYQMDASYYYLRLRWSVPCGPNSVVTFPGAPWLKPWYWWSWPVLPLGLQWHKQRLQTLGYGAEMPMVFIEAVFYIGIMAVARVARPNLSKLCYRREEKSIFVQMGYKLIAIWSILAAYIVPFFLIPHTIHPLIGWSLYLLGAFSLSCIATNAFLLPMLPILVPWIEILGTLVVMAYPWYPNGVVRALSVFAYSFCCSPILWMSFSKIMSSLQISLEREAFLPRLGENASASGFNKLY